In the Podospora pseudocomata strain CBS 415.72m chromosome 5, whole genome shotgun sequence genome, one interval contains:
- a CDS encoding hypothetical protein (EggNog:ENOG503PA4M; MEROPS:MER0003299; COG:E): protein MVLRPYSRASAVLSFLAFLTASTCVSASRSPGLPFVINTWGGAFTAATDAAYLALIADRNTSALDAVEIGCATCEKNQCDTTVGYGGSPDESCETTLDAMVMDGTSMKTGAVAGLRRIKDAIGVARAVLEHTRHSLLVGDLATNFAIENGFKEQDLTTEASKEKCEAWKRANCQSNYRLNVAPDPSTSCGPYTPLPGIDQQTLARSVMEDEGAVSHDTISMVVIHESGIMAAGTSTNGASHKVPGRVGDGPIVGSGSYVDGDVGGCGATGDGDIMMRFLPCYQAIENLRQGMSPQDAAEDVVARMLRKYPNMSSGIVVANTKGEHGGAGSGWTFTYSFRGGDMEATEVVSVPPLPRRLEERRRNTNDIPDEI, encoded by the coding sequence ATGGTGCTCCGGCCTTATTCCCGTGCCTCTGCGGTGCTCTCGTTTCTCGCCTTTTTGACCGCTTCAACATGTGTTTCTGCAAGCCGAAGCCCAGGGCTCCCCTTCGTGATCAACACGTGGGGCGGCGCTTTCACAGCGGCCACTGATGCGGCATATctcgccctcatcgccgACAGAAACACGTCCGCTTTGGATGCAGTTGAGATTGGGTGTGCGACATGTGAGAAGAACCAGTGCGATACCACTGTTGGCTATGGCGGCTCACCGGACGAGTCCTGCGAGACCACTCTTGATGCCATGGTCATGGATGGCACCTCCATGAAGACCGGTGCTGTTGCCGGCTTGCGGAGGATCAAGGACGCGATTGGTGTCGCACGTGCTGTACTGGAGCACACTAGGCATTCACTTCTTGTTGGAGATTTGGCTACCAATTTTGCCATCGAGAATGGGTTCAAGGAACAGGATTTAACGACCGAGGCAAGCAAGGAGAAGTGCGAGGCTTGGAAGAGGGCCAATTGCCAGTCCAATTATAGGCTGAATGTTGCGCCTGACCCGAGCACTTCGTGTGGGCCCTATACGCCGTTGCCTGGGATTGATCAGCAGACACTGGCGAGATCGGTGATGGAGGACGAGGGCGCTGTGTCGCATGACACTATATCCATGGTTGTGATCCATGAATCAGGGATTATGGCCGCGGGAACATCGACCAACGGGGCTTCACACAAAGTCCCTGGAAGAGTTGGAGATGGCCCGATTGTCGGGAGCGGGTCTTATGTTGacggtgatgttggtggatGCGGAGCCACCGGGGACGGCGATATTATGATGCGCTTCTTGCCTTGCTACCAGGCTATCGAGAACTTGAGACAGGGGATGAGCCCACAGGATGCCGCAGaggatgttgttgccagAATGCTGCGCAAGTATCCCAACATGTCGAGCGGGATTGTGGTGGCCAACACCAAAGGCGAACATGGGGGCGCAGGTTCGGGTTGGACCTTCACCTACTCATTCCGGGGGGGGGATATGGAGGCAACTGAGGTTGTATCGGTGCCGCCACTTCCAAGGAGACTCGAAGAACGAAGGAGGAACACCAATGACATTCCCGATGAGATCTGA
- a CDS encoding hypothetical protein (EggNog:ENOG503PC5I), which translates to MMRQAIQFSSLLIAAATTARAAKGTVWATPHESYSSSVGVLGCKVDTNRIAYWPGSVDCNNICISLSYEGRKVKLLRIDQSEGAYDVSYDAWNYLYSGYSATEKPTAGGETPMEYEELAASECSDLIHTPDGKLPLSAANSMNFLASCLEKDTWVGKNHILFNILDPICSWGHDEPCNLDWPAANQAQCPNGLGTPAELTTAPVYNIQYNTGKRVLASTGQVVASQAAPSQMQQNLAGILKGSGGMTRRADANRKAGEQLALEKTTLVARLDILSLFQASFTLDWTPLLITHCFGPTKSAAAEL; encoded by the exons ATGATGCGCCAAGCCATTCAATTCTCTTCGCTtctcatcgccgccgccacaaCAGCGCGCGCGGCCAAAGGCACCGTTTGGGCGACACCTCACGAGAGTTATTCTTCTTCAGTTGGAGTTTTGGGCTGCAAGGTGGACACCAATCGCATCGCCTACTGGCCTGGCTCAGTTGACTGCAACAACATCTGCATTTCGCTCAGTTatgaggggaggaaggtcAAACTTTTGCGCATCGATCAGAGCGAGGGCGCATACGATGTCAGCTACGACGCTTGGAATTATCTGTACTCGGGCTATTCGGCGACAGAGAAGCCAACAGCTGGCGGCGAGACGCCCATGGAGTATGAGGAATTGGCAGCTTCTGAATGCTCCGACTTGATCCATACACCAGACGGCAAGCTTCCTTTGAGCGCGGCAAACAGCATGAACTTCCTCGCCAGCTGCCTTGAGAAGGATACCTGGGTCGGCAAGAACCACATTCTTTTCAACATCTTGGATCCTATCTGTTCTTGGGGACACGACGAACCGTGCAATCTGGACtggccagcagcaaaccaAGCGCAGTGCCCGAACGGATTGGGGACACCGGCCGAATTAACGACTGCGCCTGTTTACAACATTCAATACAACACTGGGAAGAGGGTCCTGGCATCTACTGGGCAGGTGGTAGCCAGCCAGGCGGCTCCTAGCCAAATGCAACAGAACCTTGCTGGGATATTGAAAGGCTCTGGCGGGATGACG CGTAGGGCTGATGCCAATCGAAAGGCGGGTGAACAACTCGCCCTTGAGAAGACGACATTGGTGGCAAGACTAGATATCCTAAGCCTGTTCCAGGCATCCTTTACC CTAGACTGGACGCCTCTCCTTATCACGCACTGCTTCGGCCCAACTAAGTCTGCTGCGGCTGAGCTGTAG